One genomic region from Sulfuriflexus mobilis encodes:
- a CDS encoding sensor domain-containing diguanylate cyclase, translating to MMTQTLDSQWWSALLEASPLGMILFEESGRVRWANARMSDFTGLSVKELCSLDRETAAKHRLEPLFEKPEKLQLPVMGRHAVSCLECHYARLSGPDGSQLDVAFYTDKTEQCMLEARIERLILSDELTGTLNRRGLIRDLETLVSRSRRYNNELSVMLLEFDAADEALSDAFILEVSRCLRDQVRWADIIGRFSDNSFLLLLPETNSEATQGLAEKIFEQVDTLQATEVMEATPAVYCGLSQWQRGNDVNMLLERVSLALARARENGGRQFVAA from the coding sequence ATGATGACACAGACACTCGATAGCCAGTGGTGGTCGGCCCTGCTCGAGGCCAGCCCGCTGGGGATGATATTGTTTGAGGAGTCCGGGCGGGTCCGCTGGGCCAATGCCCGTATGAGCGATTTTACCGGGCTGTCTGTAAAAGAATTGTGCAGTCTGGACCGCGAGACGGCGGCCAAGCACCGCCTTGAGCCCCTGTTCGAAAAGCCGGAAAAGCTACAATTGCCGGTGATGGGGCGTCATGCCGTCAGTTGCCTAGAGTGTCATTATGCACGCCTGAGTGGCCCGGATGGCAGCCAGCTGGATGTGGCCTTTTATACCGATAAAACCGAGCAGTGTATGCTCGAGGCTCGGATTGAACGCCTGATCCTGAGTGATGAACTGACCGGCACCCTTAACCGCCGGGGCCTGATCCGTGACCTGGAGACCCTGGTCTCACGCAGCCGACGCTATAACAACGAACTATCGGTGATGTTACTGGAGTTCGATGCTGCGGATGAGGCACTGAGTGATGCTTTTATCCTCGAGGTCAGTCGCTGCCTGCGTGACCAGGTTCGCTGGGCCGACATCATCGGACGTTTTAGCGACAACAGTTTCTTGTTACTGCTGCCCGAGACGAATAGTGAGGCGACACAGGGGCTGGCAGAGAAGATCTTTGAACAGGTCGACACGCTGCAGGCAACTGAAGTGATGGAGGCCACCCCGGCGGTCTATTGTGGCCTGAGCCAATGGCAGCGCGGTAATGACGTCAACATGTTGCTGGAGCGTGTCAGTTTGGCACTTGCCCGGGCACGCGAGAACGGCGGCCGTCAGTTCGTCGCGGCCTGA
- a CDS encoding LytR/AlgR family response regulator transcription factor, which translates to MRLLIVDDEALARERLRRLLGELDAGVEVVGEAANGRQAIEQAQQLQPDTILLDIRMPGMDGIEAARHLNALSPAPAIIFTTAYDEHALAAFDANAVGYLLKPIKAARLQQSLDKANSLQKGQLQALQETRQEQARSHIGVRTRGDLQLIPIAEICYLRAEQKYVELRHSGGMALIEESLKALEEEFGERFVRIHRNALVALECISGLEKDSLGRVRVTLKNIDDKLDVSRRHLAALRKLLKARG; encoded by the coding sequence ATGAGGTTGCTGATCGTCGATGATGAGGCCCTGGCCCGTGAACGCCTGCGCAGACTGCTCGGCGAGCTCGATGCCGGGGTCGAAGTGGTCGGCGAGGCCGCCAATGGTCGGCAGGCCATTGAGCAGGCGCAGCAGTTACAGCCGGATACCATCCTGCTGGATATCCGCATGCCGGGCATGGACGGTATTGAGGCGGCGCGCCACCTGAACGCCCTCTCACCGGCCCCGGCGATCATTTTTACCACGGCCTATGATGAACATGCGCTGGCCGCCTTCGATGCCAATGCCGTCGGTTACCTGCTCAAACCCATCAAGGCCGCGCGCCTGCAGCAAAGTCTCGACAAGGCCAACAGCCTGCAAAAGGGCCAATTACAGGCCTTGCAGGAAACCCGGCAAGAGCAGGCACGCAGCCATATCGGTGTGCGTACGCGCGGCGACCTGCAGCTTATCCCGATAGCCGAGATCTGTTACCTGCGCGCCGAGCAGAAATATGTTGAGCTGCGACATTCTGGCGGCATGGCGCTCATCGAAGAATCACTGAAGGCCCTGGAAGAGGAGTTTGGCGAACGGTTTGTGCGTATTCACCGCAATGCGCTGGTCGCGCTTGAGTGTATCAGCGGCCTGGAAAAGGACAGCCTCGGCCGGGTACGGGTCACACTGAAGAATATTGACGATAAGCTTGATGTCAGTCGGCGGCATCTCGCCGCCCTGCGCAAGCTGCTCAAGGCGAGGGGCTAG
- the argH gene encoding argininosuccinate lyase: MSEQDKKPWGGRFTAATNEFVETYTASVGFDKRLYRHDINGSIAHATMLAKVGVLTEAECKTIVNGLKDILADIERGDFAWSVSLEDVHMNIEARLTERVGAVGKKLHTGRSRNDQVATDIRLYLREEIDALCEGLLAMQAALLNLAEREAETIMPGFTHLQTAQPVTFGHHMMAWFEMIERDRQRFIDARKRTNILPLGAAALAGTSYPIDRAYTAELLGFDSVAENSLDAVSDRDFAIEFTADAAILMMHLSRFSEELVLWSSAQFNFVDLGDSFCTGSSIMPQKKNPDVPELVRGKSGRVYGNLTALLTLMKSQPLAYNKDNQEDKEPLFDTVDTLLASVHLYTEMLADIQVNKKSMYEAAARGFSTATDLADYLVRKGVAFRDAHEVVGLSVRFCIDNNKDLPDCSLAELQQFSKVIEDDVYAVLTLEGSVSARNHIGGTAPEQVRAAIGRARARLGL, from the coding sequence ATGAGCGAACAGGACAAAAAACCCTGGGGCGGCCGGTTTACGGCGGCGACCAACGAATTCGTTGAAACCTACACGGCCTCGGTCGGCTTTGACAAGCGGCTGTATCGCCATGACATCAATGGTTCCATTGCCCATGCCACCATGCTGGCCAAGGTCGGCGTGCTGACCGAAGCCGAGTGCAAGACCATCGTCAATGGCCTTAAGGATATCCTCGCCGATATCGAACGCGGTGACTTTGCCTGGTCAGTGTCACTCGAAGACGTGCACATGAACATCGAGGCCCGGCTGACTGAGCGTGTCGGCGCGGTTGGCAAGAAACTGCACACCGGTCGCTCGCGTAACGACCAGGTCGCGACGGATATCCGTCTCTACCTGCGCGAGGAGATCGACGCCCTCTGTGAAGGCCTGCTGGCCATGCAAGCGGCGCTGCTGAACCTTGCCGAGCGCGAGGCTGAGACGATCATGCCCGGCTTCACCCATTTACAAACGGCACAGCCGGTCACCTTTGGTCATCACATGATGGCCTGGTTTGAGATGATCGAACGTGACCGCCAGCGTTTTATCGATGCCCGCAAGCGCACCAACATTTTGCCACTCGGTGCGGCGGCACTGGCCGGCACCAGTTACCCGATCGACCGTGCCTACACGGCCGAACTGCTGGGTTTTGATAGTGTGGCCGAGAACTCACTCGATGCCGTCAGTGACCGTGACTTCGCCATTGAATTTACTGCCGACGCGGCAATATTAATGATGCACCTGTCACGCTTTTCGGAAGAACTCGTCTTGTGGTCGTCGGCACAGTTTAACTTTGTCGATCTCGGTGACAGCTTCTGCACCGGCTCCTCGATCATGCCGCAAAAGAAAAATCCCGACGTGCCTGAACTCGTGCGCGGCAAGTCCGGTCGCGTCTACGGCAACCTGACCGCCTTGCTGACCCTGATGAAATCGCAACCACTGGCCTATAACAAGGACAACCAGGAAGACAAGGAACCCTTGTTTGATACGGTCGATACCCTGTTGGCCTCAGTGCACCTGTACACCGAGATGCTCGCCGACATCCAGGTAAATAAAAAATCCATGTATGAAGCCGCAGCACGGGGCTTTTCCACCGCCACCGACCTCGCCGATTACCTGGTGCGCAAGGGTGTTGCCTTCCGCGATGCCCATGAGGTCGTTGGCCTGTCGGTACGTTTTTGTATTGATAACAACAAGGACCTGCCGGATTGCAGCCTTGCCGAATTACAACAGTTCAGCAAGGTCATCGAAGACGATGTCTATGCGGTGTTAACCCTGGAAGGTTCGGTGTCAGCGCGTAACCATATCGGCGGTACCGCACCGGAGCAGGTGCGCGCGGCCATCGGCCGGGCGCGAGCCCGCCTTGGGCTATGA
- a CDS encoding thioredoxin family protein: MLKKLFTTLLMAGCGLFLLSSLQAAEVEIPVLHNLQADSQISQQRQLPMVVLFSATYCSYCRIIKEEFLKPMLISGEYTDKAMIRVIEVDSNDDLVDLNGQPISAEDFAFRYDISLTPTLVFFDARGNELAKRMVGVTTVDYYGSYLDAAIGESRQRLHATRQLALNP, from the coding sequence ATGTTGAAAAAGCTGTTTACCACCTTGCTCATGGCTGGTTGTGGCCTGTTCCTGCTCTCCAGCCTGCAGGCCGCCGAAGTCGAGATCCCGGTGCTGCATAACCTGCAGGCCGATAGCCAGATCTCGCAACAAAGGCAGTTACCGATGGTGGTACTGTTCTCGGCCACGTATTGTAGTTATTGCCGCATCATCAAGGAAGAGTTTCTCAAGCCGATGCTGATCAGTGGCGAGTACACCGACAAGGCCATGATCCGCGTGATTGAAGTCGATAGCAACGATGACCTGGTAGACCTGAATGGCCAGCCGATCTCCGCCGAGGACTTTGCCTTCCGTTACGATATCTCCCTGACACCGACCCTGGTCTTTTTCGATGCCCGGGGCAATGAGCTGGCGAAACGCATGGTCGGCGTGACCACGGTGGATTATTACGGTAGCTACCTCGATGCGGCCATTGGTGAGTCGCGCCAGCGCCTGCATGCCACACGGCAACTGGCCTTAAACCCCTGA
- a CDS encoding heme biosynthesis HemY N-terminal domain-containing protein, whose amino-acid sequence MKLLIKILFIALLGVALALLAKQDAGYVLIARSPWAIEISLTLFIVALFAGFVVAYYLIRFLVNSWGLSRRMHDWQERRHVQKARRSLNRGLLELAQRHWDKAEKLLIQHVEHSESPLLNYLAAASAAQEQGADVRRDQFLSKAHESVPGADVAVGLTQADLQLRHGQLEQALATLTHLRSLAPKHPHVLKLLMRLYSELRDWERLHQLLPELRKRKVSDEATLDAVEVRVYGELLNATREQARLQQVWQEVPRRLRYDVSLLQAYVKGLLRFNADETAVTVLHDALKKQWDHGLLQLYARCKPVDVARQLSWAEQWSAQHGKDPVLLEVLGRLAVRNQLWGKARAWFEASIGQSPQPRTYRALGELLERLEEPERAAECYRKGIKLIDSL is encoded by the coding sequence ATGAAGCTGCTTATCAAGATCCTCTTTATTGCCCTGCTCGGTGTCGCCCTGGCGTTGCTTGCCAAGCAGGACGCCGGTTACGTATTGATCGCACGTTCGCCGTGGGCGATCGAGATCAGCCTGACCCTGTTTATCGTCGCCCTGTTTGCCGGTTTTGTGGTGGCCTATTATCTGATCCGTTTTCTCGTCAATAGCTGGGGTCTGTCGCGGCGCATGCACGACTGGCAGGAACGGCGCCATGTGCAAAAGGCGCGGCGCAGTCTCAACCGGGGTCTGCTGGAACTGGCACAACGCCACTGGGACAAGGCCGAGAAGCTGCTCATTCAGCATGTCGAGCACAGCGAGTCGCCCTTGTTGAATTACCTCGCCGCAGCGAGTGCCGCACAGGAACAGGGTGCCGATGTTCGCCGTGATCAGTTCCTCTCCAAGGCACATGAGAGTGTGCCGGGCGCCGACGTGGCGGTGGGCCTGACGCAGGCCGACCTGCAGTTGCGCCACGGCCAGCTGGAACAGGCGCTCGCTACCCTCACGCACCTGCGCTCACTGGCGCCGAAACACCCGCATGTACTGAAATTATTAATGCGCCTGTATAGCGAGTTGCGTGACTGGGAAAGGCTGCACCAGCTGCTGCCGGAATTGCGCAAGCGCAAGGTCAGTGACGAGGCGACCCTCGATGCCGTGGAGGTACGTGTATACGGTGAATTACTCAACGCGACCCGCGAGCAGGCACGTCTGCAACAGGTCTGGCAGGAGGTGCCACGGCGCCTGCGTTACGACGTGTCACTGTTACAGGCCTATGTTAAAGGGCTGCTGCGTTTTAATGCCGACGAAACGGCCGTGACCGTATTACATGATGCACTGAAAAAACAATGGGACCATGGCTTGTTGCAGTTGTATGCGCGCTGCAAGCCGGTGGATGTTGCCCGTCAGTTGAGTTGGGCCGAGCAATGGTCAGCCCAACATGGCAAGGACCCGGTGTTACTGGAAGTGCTGGGAAGACTTGCCGTGCGTAACCAGCTGTGGGGCAAGGCGCGGGCCTGGTTCGAGGCCAGTATCGGCCAGTCACCGCAGCCGCGCACCTACCGCGCCCTGGGTGAATTACTCGAACGCCTCGAGGAGCCCGAGCGCGCCGCCGAGTGTTACCGCAAGGGCATTAAGTTAATCGATAGCCTGTAA
- a CDS encoding nucleotide pyrophosphohydrolase, whose product MSQDSLDNLSKRLADFARARDWEQFHSPKNLSMALIAEAAELVEHFQWLSEEQSYQLDESKREEVALELADILIYTLRCAERLDIDVLDAALRKVAINEQRYPVEKVRGDARRASEYED is encoded by the coding sequence ATGAGTCAGGATAGCCTCGATAACTTAAGCAAACGCCTCGCGGATTTTGCGCGCGCGCGTGACTGGGAACAATTTCACTCGCCAAAGAATCTTTCCATGGCCCTGATCGCCGAGGCCGCCGAACTCGTTGAGCACTTCCAATGGCTCAGTGAAGAACAAAGCTACCAACTTGATGAGAGCAAACGTGAAGAGGTGGCCCTGGAGCTGGCCGATATCCTGATCTATACCCTGCGCTGTGCCGAACGGCTGGATATCGATGTCCTCGATGCCGCCCTACGCAAGGTGGCCATCAATGAACAGCGTTACCCGGTTGAGAAGGTACGCGGCGATGCCCGCCGCGCGTCTGAATATGAGGATTAG
- a CDS encoding sensor histidine kinase: protein MLLLSPPSKRQHPGDGLFLPDFCSIQMLLVVVVIAQLLAFVLMLAGSSPGQRWQDLGLISLFVQWVALCSVLGLCLLRPLLRRLDNTRAAFASYALLLSICLLISELAYQFVGSIVVTTVRPGWQHADFLLRNLAISAIISAISLRYFYIQYCSQQALLAENNSRIEALQARIRPHFLFNSMNVIASLTRRNAALAESAIEDLAQVFRASLASARQQVALRDELEICRSYLHIEQLRLGERLQCRWEVDKGLEDMPLPSLLIQPLVENAVIHGIEPLAEGGEIVIRIHKSGQHWLIEVDNPCRDCEGDTRGNQIAQANIHERLAAIYAGQASMQIRRHNGRYVVQVTLPLEVEA from the coding sequence ATGCTGCTACTCAGCCCCCCGAGCAAACGACAACACCCCGGCGACGGCCTGTTCCTGCCCGATTTTTGCAGTATCCAGATGCTGCTCGTGGTCGTAGTGATCGCGCAACTGCTGGCCTTTGTGCTTATGCTTGCCGGCAGCTCACCGGGCCAGCGTTGGCAAGACCTTGGTCTGATCTCGCTGTTTGTACAGTGGGTGGCCCTGTGTAGTGTCCTTGGACTGTGCCTGCTGCGGCCCCTGTTACGTCGTCTGGACAACACCCGGGCGGCCTTTGCCAGCTATGCCCTGCTATTGTCGATTTGCCTGCTGATCAGCGAGCTGGCCTACCAGTTTGTCGGTAGCATTGTTGTCACCACGGTACGCCCCGGCTGGCAACATGCCGACTTCCTGCTGCGCAACCTCGCTATCAGTGCGATCATCAGCGCCATCAGCCTGCGCTACTTTTATATTCAGTATTGTTCACAGCAGGCCCTGCTGGCCGAGAACAACTCGCGTATCGAGGCCCTGCAGGCACGTATCCGCCCACATTTCCTCTTCAATAGCATGAATGTCATTGCCAGCCTTACCCGGCGCAATGCGGCCCTGGCCGAAAGCGCCATTGAAGACCTGGCACAGGTATTTCGCGCCAGTCTCGCCAGCGCGCGGCAGCAGGTGGCCCTGCGTGATGAACTCGAGATCTGCCGCAGCTACCTGCACATCGAGCAATTGCGCCTCGGTGAGCGTCTGCAGTGTCGCTGGGAGGTGGATAAAGGCCTTGAGGATATGCCGCTGCCGAGCCTGTTAATCCAGCCACTGGTGGAAAACGCGGTCATACACGGGATTGAGCCACTGGCCGAGGGCGGTGAGATCGTGATCCGTATCCATAAAAGCGGCCAACACTGGCTAATCGAGGTCGATAACCCTTGTCGTGATTGTGAAGGGGATACACGCGGTAACCAGATCGCGCAGGCCAATATCCATGAACGTCTGGCGGCGATCTATGCCGGACAGGCGAGTATGCAGATCAGGCGGCATAATGGCCGCTATGTCGTGCAGGTCACCCTGCCCCTGGAGGTCGAGGCATGA
- the hemC gene encoding hydroxymethylbilane synthase, with protein MSDNQIRIATRKSPLALWQAEHVAARLQAAHPGLEVELVTFTTQGDKILDTPLAKIGGKGLFVKELERAMLDGDADIAVHSMKDVPVDLPEGLHLPVIMDREDPRDAFVSNHYASFDELPQGARLGTSSLRRQCQLRERRPDLEILDLRGNVNTRLAKLDAGDYDAIILAAAGLKRLGFEDRIRVALPPEVSLPAIGQGAIGIECRANDPHINALIATLDDPDTHVCVEAERAMNNRLEGGCQVPIAGFAVLDGQQIHLSGLVGRTDGSEILRSAIFGPPHEAAEMGKALAEELLARGADVILEALYADK; from the coding sequence ATGTCAGATAATCAAATACGTATTGCCACACGCAAGAGCCCCCTGGCGCTCTGGCAGGCCGAACATGTCGCCGCGCGCCTGCAGGCCGCCCACCCGGGGCTGGAGGTAGAGCTGGTGACCTTTACCACCCAGGGCGACAAGATCCTTGATACGCCACTGGCCAAGATCGGTGGCAAGGGCCTGTTTGTGAAAGAACTCGAACGCGCCATGCTCGACGGTGATGCCGATATCGCCGTGCACTCGATGAAGGACGTGCCGGTAGACCTGCCCGAGGGCCTGCACCTGCCGGTGATCATGGACCGCGAAGACCCGCGTGATGCCTTTGTCTCCAATCACTACGCCAGTTTCGATGAGTTGCCACAAGGCGCGAGGCTCGGCACCTCGAGCCTGCGTCGCCAGTGCCAGTTGCGTGAACGCCGGCCCGATCTGGAGATCCTAGACCTGCGCGGTAACGTCAATACGCGCCTGGCCAAGCTCGATGCCGGTGACTACGATGCCATTATCCTCGCCGCTGCCGGGCTCAAGCGTCTCGGCTTCGAAGACCGTATCCGTGTCGCCCTACCCCCGGAGGTCAGTCTGCCGGCCATCGGTCAGGGCGCTATCGGTATCGAGTGCCGCGCGAATGACCCACACATCAATGCCCTCATCGCCACCCTCGACGACCCGGATACCCATGTCTGTGTCGAGGCCGAGCGGGCCATGAACAACCGCCTCGAGGGCGGTTGCCAGGTGCCGATTGCCGGTTTTGCCGTACTCGATGGCCAGCAGATACACCTAAGTGGCCTGGTCGGTCGTACCGATGGCAGCGAGATCCTGCGCAGCGCCATCTTTGGTCCGCCACATGAGGCCGCCGAGATGGGCAAGGCCCTGGCCGAAGAACTGCTCGCCCGTGGTGCCGATGTCATCCTTGAGGCCCTGTACGCGGACAAGTAA
- a CDS encoding uroporphyrinogen-III C-methyltransferase: MTEQDKAKTEATQTTAAKAPTEKKPAEKNPAEKQPTAQDATTTDGRGAGMAPVLAVLALLIAIGTAAGGYYLWTQQQADSGLRQEALQAMAAQAAGLKQDLQASLTEQNQRLEVLLQAEQSARAELAKALEQLHTELGRDRNAWALAEVRYYLRLANTRLLLLGDVASALRAMELADARVTALASPALHKLRALLSEEIAALKAVPEVDIEGASLSLIALAKQVEALPTIMPTRSEKETVQAGAKAAADIKDWRAHAAAIWAEMKTLVTIRRTDRPIDALLAPEQMVFLRHNLRLKLEAARLALLQKDTAVYQASLAEVSEWVAAYFNAESTPVKALLEQISKLATLELQPALPDISASLVELERLEAKTSGKQGEPTP; the protein is encoded by the coding sequence ATGACAGAGCAAGACAAGGCCAAAACAGAAGCAACACAAACGACCGCGGCGAAGGCGCCGACAGAGAAGAAGCCGGCTGAGAAAAACCCGGCAGAAAAGCAACCGACGGCACAAGACGCCACGACCACAGACGGCCGCGGCGCGGGCATGGCGCCAGTGCTGGCCGTACTGGCCCTGTTAATCGCCATCGGCACGGCCGCTGGCGGTTATTACCTGTGGACCCAGCAGCAGGCCGATAGCGGTTTACGCCAAGAGGCCTTGCAGGCGATGGCGGCGCAGGCCGCAGGCCTTAAGCAAGACCTGCAAGCCAGCCTCACTGAGCAGAACCAGCGACTCGAGGTACTGCTGCAGGCGGAACAAAGTGCCCGCGCCGAGCTGGCAAAAGCCCTTGAGCAATTACATACCGAGCTTGGTCGCGACCGCAATGCCTGGGCACTGGCCGAGGTGCGTTACTACCTGCGTCTGGCAAATACACGCCTGTTATTGCTTGGTGATGTAGCAAGCGCCCTGCGCGCCATGGAGCTGGCTGATGCCCGGGTGACGGCGCTCGCCAGCCCCGCCCTGCACAAGCTGCGCGCCCTGCTCAGTGAGGAGATCGCCGCGCTCAAGGCCGTGCCCGAGGTCGATATCGAGGGCGCCAGCCTGAGCCTGATCGCCCTTGCCAAACAGGTCGAGGCCCTGCCCACGATCATGCCGACGCGCAGCGAAAAGGAAACGGTACAGGCCGGTGCAAAGGCTGCCGCTGATATCAAGGACTGGCGTGCCCATGCCGCGGCGATCTGGGCCGAGATGAAAACCTTGGTCACGATCCGTCGCACCGACCGGCCGATCGATGCCCTGCTCGCCCCGGAGCAAATGGTCTTCCTGCGCCATAACCTGCGCCTGAAACTCGAGGCCGCACGCCTGGCCCTGTTACAAAAAGATACCGCGGTCTACCAGGCCAGCCTCGCCGAGGTGAGCGAATGGGTCGCGGCCTATTTCAATGCTGAGTCGACACCGGTCAAGGCCTTGCTCGAGCAAATCAGCAAACTCGCGACGCTGGAACTGCAACCCGCCCTGCCCGATATCAGCGCCTCACTGGTCGAACTGGAAAGGCTGGAGGCCAAGACGTCGGGCAAGCAGGGTGAGCCGACACCATGA
- a CDS encoding uroporphyrinogen-III synthase, producing the protein MPPADDLQGCRVLVTRPAAQAEALCEGITEAGGIAIRLPALAIEAVDDPPSQQRCQSATDYDWLIFISRNAVEQARACLPRPLSATVKVAAIGRATAAALAATGIHVALVAEGPGTSESLLTERCLADMDGRRVLILRGEGGRERLAEALCERGAQVDHAELYRRVRADTPAGELSRLLDAGIDLLTVASGETLDNLMAMAAEEHCDLTPLPLLVMSERLAALARERGFTDTVIIATKPSDNGMVEAISQWHKAKTE; encoded by the coding sequence ATGCCGCCAGCCGACGACTTACAGGGGTGCCGTGTCCTAGTTACCCGTCCGGCGGCGCAGGCCGAGGCCCTCTGTGAAGGCATCACCGAGGCCGGTGGCATAGCGATTCGCCTGCCGGCACTGGCCATTGAGGCCGTCGACGACCCCCCCTCACAACAACGCTGCCAGTCGGCCACGGACTATGACTGGCTGATCTTTATCAGTCGCAACGCCGTCGAGCAGGCCCGGGCCTGCCTGCCCAGGCCACTGTCGGCAACAGTCAAGGTCGCGGCGATAGGCCGGGCCACGGCCGCGGCCCTCGCCGCGACGGGCATCCATGTTGCCTTGGTGGCTGAGGGGCCAGGTACAAGTGAGTCTTTACTCACTGAGCGGTGCTTGGCCGATATGGACGGCCGGCGTGTACTCATCCTGCGCGGCGAGGGGGGCCGGGAGCGGCTGGCCGAAGCATTGTGCGAACGCGGGGCTCAGGTCGACCATGCCGAGCTGTACCGTCGTGTTCGCGCCGATACCCCTGCCGGTGAATTGTCGCGTCTGCTGGATGCCGGTATCGACCTGCTGACCGTCGCCAGTGGTGAAACACTGGATAACCTGATGGCCATGGCGGCAGAGGAACACTGTGATCTGACGCCATTACCGTTGCTGGTAATGAGCGAGCGATTGGCCGCGCTTGCGCGCGAACGGGGATTCACCGACACTGTTATTATTGCCACAAAGCCCAGCGACAACGGCATGGTTGAGGCCATTAGTCAGTGGCACAAGGCCAAAACGGAGTAA